In Entomomonas moraniae, one DNA window encodes the following:
- a CDS encoding DUF2059 domain-containing protein, translating to MTVSILLRSVCLAGSIFLVTGCATESQPKLTPAQQAIASMSYEQKTVKFLEIIHADKFTTLAYVQAQDVLNRLFVVSKAPESKRAVLERYEAQANAILDKAIGWDVIKPDVIRLYQANFTDAELAQMIEFYDSPTGKKMLRQLPEINVQVEQLIGSKLERGAAPQIQGLIESMAKELNFSLNSKKR from the coding sequence ATGACAGTTTCAATATTATTGCGTAGTGTTTGCCTTGCAGGTTCTATTTTCTTGGTTACTGGATGTGCAACAGAATCCCAACCAAAGCTTACACCAGCACAACAGGCTATTGCTTCAATGTCTTATGAGCAAAAAACGGTTAAGTTTTTAGAGATTATACATGCAGATAAGTTTACAACACTTGCTTATGTACAAGCGCAAGATGTGTTAAATCGTTTGTTTGTTGTTAGTAAAGCACCTGAAAGCAAGAGAGCTGTATTGGAACGTTATGAGGCTCAAGCTAATGCGATCCTAGACAAAGCTATCGGATGGGATGTAATAAAACCTGATGTTATTAGGTTGTACCAAGCAAACTTTACTGATGCAGAGTTAGCGCAAATGATTGAGTTTTATGATTCACCAACAGGTAAGAAAATGTTAAGACAGTTACCTGAAATAAACGTTCAAGTAGAACAGTTGATTGGTTCTAAACTGGAAAGAGGTGCGGCTCCTCAAATTCAAGGACTTATTGAGAGTATGGCAAAAGAGTTGAATTTTTCTTTGAATAGTAAAAAACGTTAG
- a CDS encoding BolA family protein, producing MRNCINAALVAAFSPMVCNVQDESHLHSRGTQTHYKVVLVSDSFLNVSRVKRHQLVYAALGDIMKQIHALSIYAYSVDEWLKSESEKSHKSPQCRGGSKHDVDL from the coding sequence ATGAGAAATTGTATTAATGCCGCTCTTGTAGCGGCTTTTTCACCTATGGTGTGTAATGTGCAGGACGAAAGTCATTTGCATAGTCGTGGTACTCAAACACATTATAAGGTTGTGTTAGTTAGTGATTCTTTTTTAAATGTTAGTCGAGTTAAACGTCATCAGTTAGTTTATGCTGCTTTGGGTGACATTATGAAGCAGATTCATGCGCTATCTATTTATGCTTACTCTGTAGATGAGTGGCTGAAAAGTGAGTCAGAAAAAAGTCATAAAAGTCCTCAGTGCCGAGGTGGTAGTAAACATGATGTTGATTTATAG
- the hemH gene encoding ferrochelatase, whose protein sequence is MPNHALLLINLGSPKSPAVVDVKAYLKQFLMDPYVIDLPWPIRKLLVAMILIKRPEASAHAYQSIWWKDGSPLIVLSQRLQKTMGLHWQHGPVALAMRYGQPSIESVLLDLRERGVDQVTIAPLYPQFADSTITTALEEVKRVVKASRLEFKFKLLDPFYNEPRYIQALVGSAQEVMKQGFDHLLFSFHGVPERHIHKLVKDKQHNLQAAHSGEINSEYMDVCYRTQCLKTAELFAEQAGLARDKWSVSFQSRLGKTKWIEPYTDVHLTKLAAQGVKRLLVMSPAFVADCLETLEEIGIRGREQFLNEGGTSFELIPCLNDTPSWVVALNQLCQPEQTKPFLID, encoded by the coding sequence ATGCCTAATCATGCATTGCTATTAATAAATTTAGGTTCCCCAAAGTCGCCAGCAGTGGTGGATGTTAAGGCTTATTTAAAGCAGTTTTTAATGGATCCTTATGTCATTGATTTACCATGGCCTATCCGTAAGCTATTGGTGGCGATGATTTTAATTAAAAGGCCAGAAGCATCAGCACATGCTTATCAATCTATTTGGTGGAAAGATGGATCTCCTTTAATTGTTTTGAGCCAACGTTTACAAAAAACAATGGGGTTACATTGGCAACATGGTCCAGTTGCTTTAGCTATGCGTTATGGACAACCTAGTATTGAGTCTGTTTTGTTGGACTTACGTGAGCGAGGTGTTGATCAAGTCACAATTGCACCGCTTTATCCTCAGTTTGCTGATAGTACGATAACGACAGCATTGGAAGAAGTAAAAAGGGTTGTTAAAGCGAGTCGATTAGAGTTTAAGTTCAAGTTACTTGATCCTTTTTATAACGAACCAAGGTATATTCAGGCTTTAGTTGGTAGTGCGCAAGAAGTGATGAAACAAGGTTTTGATCATTTGCTATTTAGTTTTCATGGGGTTCCTGAGCGTCACATTCATAAATTGGTAAAAGATAAACAACATAATTTACAAGCAGCACATAGTGGTGAAATTAATTCAGAGTATATGGATGTTTGTTATCGCACGCAGTGTTTGAAAACAGCCGAATTATTTGCTGAGCAAGCTGGGTTAGCTCGTGATAAATGGTCGGTATCCTTTCAATCTCGTTTGGGCAAAACAAAATGGATTGAGCCGTATACAGATGTTCATTTAACTAAATTAGCTGCTCAGGGTGTTAAACGTTTACTGGTGATGTCGCCTGCTTTTGTTGCTGACTGCTTAGAGACTTTGGAGGAGATTGGCATACGAGGACGTGAGCAATTTTTGAATGAAGGAGGGACAAGCTTTGAGCTTATCCCTTGTTTAAATGACACCCCCTCATGGGTTGTTGCTTTAAATCAGCTTTGTCAGCCCGAGCAAACGAAGCCATTTCTTATTGATTAA
- the ttcA gene encoding tRNA 2-thiocytidine(32) synthetase TtcA, whose amino-acid sequence MSTLSVNQNKLQKRLRRLVGEAVSDYNMIEDGDKIMVCLSGGKDSYTLLDILLYLQKVAPINFSLIAVNLDQKQPGFPEHILPEYLKSIGVDYYIIEKDTYSVVKEKIPEGKTTCSLCSRLRRGTLYTYADEIGANKIALGHHRDDIVETFFLNLFYGGSLKAMPPKLLSDDKRNILIRPLAYCAEKDIENYAKIKEFPIIPCNLCGSQPNLQRQVIKGMLNDWEKEHPGRVEIMFKALSNVAPSQLADTQLFNFKDLKIDETATPRFIDITEL is encoded by the coding sequence ATGTCCACACTTTCAGTTAATCAAAATAAACTGCAAAAACGTCTGCGCCGTCTAGTTGGAGAAGCCGTTTCTGACTATAACATGATAGAGGATGGTGATAAAATAATGGTTTGTCTCTCCGGTGGAAAAGATAGCTATACCTTATTGGATATTTTACTATATCTTCAAAAAGTAGCCCCTATAAATTTTTCACTTATTGCTGTCAACTTAGATCAAAAACAACCTGGCTTCCCTGAGCACATACTACCCGAATACTTAAAATCAATTGGTGTTGATTATTACATCATCGAAAAAGACACCTACTCTGTTGTCAAAGAAAAAATACCAGAGGGAAAAACCACCTGCTCACTTTGCTCACGCCTAAGACGAGGTACTCTTTATACTTATGCTGATGAAATTGGCGCTAACAAAATAGCCCTTGGGCATCATCGCGATGATATTGTTGAAACCTTCTTCTTAAACTTATTCTATGGTGGTTCTTTAAAAGCAATGCCACCCAAGCTTTTATCCGATGATAAACGTAATATTTTGATTCGCCCACTAGCCTACTGCGCAGAAAAAGATATTGAAAACTACGCAAAAATCAAAGAGTTTCCAATAATTCCCTGCAATCTTTGTGGATCTCAACCGAACTTACAAAGGCAAGTTATCAAAGGTATGCTTAATGATTGGGAAAAAGAGCACCCAGGACGAGTTGAAATCATGTTTAAAGCACTAAGCAACGTAGCACCATCTCAACTGGCTGATACACAATTATTTAATTTCAAAGACTTAAAAATCGATGAAACAGCAACACCTCGTTTCATCGATATTACAGAGCTTTAA
- a CDS encoding zinc-ribbon and DUF3426 domain-containing protein, with protein sequence MSTKFIVECPDCKVRFFVTEDLLATAYGVLRCGFCSHVFNGKEYIVYQTLDVGPKQAKVTESAPIHSKKSNQDDTIVPPQKQPEDTPDYWSGVVDTLSSFSVNFNAVDGNEKPISKKEEDRLPSYPPQDSQTLIEESSSPASSEVDLNYVDPDIVERIEHIDFDHLLVLEEQALLAKKANAGSLLVEEKIEEKQGVDDFPLSVISKDYNEGDTEPKDIYGNSLKKVSYSDFVLEAPLPKKIRKSTFVWGGLSFLAVLFLAGQYVRFIAPDMALHEESRALAEKVCSLLLCDIPPLVDVGKIKTNQLVVSESSRLENVLNVDAIIENNLKIAQPYPIVELRFTDLNGQPIASRRFLPNEYMGSDVVQNDQMQPNSPTYISFEVIDPGETAVGYSLYYYPAN encoded by the coding sequence ATGAGTACAAAGTTTATTGTTGAATGCCCAGACTGTAAGGTGCGTTTTTTTGTTACGGAAGATTTGCTCGCAACGGCATATGGCGTTTTGCGTTGTGGTTTCTGTTCGCATGTTTTTAATGGCAAAGAGTATATTGTTTATCAAACATTGGATGTTGGACCAAAGCAAGCAAAAGTTACTGAATCTGCCCCGATACATAGTAAGAAAAGCAATCAAGATGATACGATAGTACCCCCTCAAAAGCAGCCAGAGGATACACCTGATTATTGGAGTGGGGTTGTTGATACATTATCAAGTTTTTCGGTCAACTTTAATGCAGTGGATGGTAATGAGAAGCCTATATCAAAAAAGGAAGAAGATAGACTGCCAAGTTACCCACCTCAAGACTCTCAAACATTAATAGAGGAAAGTTCTTCTCCTGCTTCCAGTGAAGTAGATCTTAATTATGTTGACCCTGATATTGTTGAACGGATAGAGCACATAGATTTTGATCATCTGCTTGTGTTGGAAGAGCAGGCACTATTAGCAAAAAAAGCCAACGCAGGCTCGTTGTTAGTTGAAGAAAAAATAGAAGAAAAGCAAGGTGTAGATGATTTTCCGCTTTCTGTTATAAGTAAAGATTATAACGAGGGAGATACTGAGCCAAAAGATATTTATGGTAATAGCCTGAAAAAAGTATCTTATAGCGATTTTGTCTTAGAAGCTCCACTGCCTAAAAAGATACGTAAGTCTACGTTTGTATGGGGGGGCTTATCCTTTTTGGCGGTATTGTTTTTAGCAGGTCAATACGTTAGATTTATAGCACCTGACATGGCACTTCACGAAGAAAGTAGGGCTTTAGCAGAGAAGGTTTGTAGCTTGTTGCTGTGTGATATTCCACCATTGGTTGATGTGGGCAAGATTAAAACTAATCAACTAGTTGTGAGTGAAAGCAGTCGACTAGAAAATGTATTAAACGTTGACGCCATTATTGAAAATAATCTCAAAATTGCCCAACCTTATCCCATTGTCGAATTACGTTTTACGGATTTAAATGGGCAGCCGATAGCGAGTCGACGCTTTTTGCCTAACGAATACATGGGCAGTGATGTTGTGCAAAACGATCAAATGCAACCTAATTCTCCCACTTATATTTCTTTTGAGGTTA